AAATCAGATATTGCGGTATTTAATTTTGGATCCCAATTAACTATGCGTTTACCACGATAAATTAAACCTTGTTCAAATAATTTTACAAAAACTTCTGTAACAACACTAGATATGTTTTCATTCATTGTAAAATATTCTTTACTCCAATCAATTGATATTCCTAATTGTCGCATTTGATTAGATATATTAAAACTAGATTTTTTTTTCCATTCCAATATTTTTTCAATATATTTTTTTCTACCAATATCTTGTCTTGTTATTTTTTTTATATCAAGTTCACGCTCAATTATCATTTGAGTAGCAATACCTGCATGATCAAATCCAGGAATCCATATTGTATTAAATTTACGCATTCTATGATAACGAACTAAGCTATCTGTAATAGTTTGATTAAATGCATGCCCCATATGCAAAATACCAGTAATATTTGGGGGTGGAAGTTGTAAAACAAAAAAAGGGTTTTTTGAATTTATGACTTGGGTAAAATATCCTCGTTTTTCCCATTCTTTTTTCCAAAAATTTTCAATTTTATTTGATTCAAAAGACTTTATTAATTCCATATATCTTTTTATAAAAATTAATTTTTATTTTTTAATAACAATAGAACTTAAAAAATTTAAATCTACAAATATTTTTTATAAAATAATATTTGTAGATTTAACATTTTTAAATAATTTAAAGAATATAAATTTAAATATAATTTTTTTTGAAATTTTTAAATACAAAATTCCAATTAATTATATCTAAAAAATTTTCTATATATCTCAAGCGATTATTTCGATAATCAATATAGTAAGCATGCTCCCAAACATCCATTGTTAATAACGGAATATCAGAAGTATTTAAAGGTGTAATAGCATTTGATGTATTAATAATTTCAAGTAAATTATTATTTTTTTTTACAAGCCAAACCCATCCAGAACCAAAATTCTTCATTCCAAATTCTATAAAATTTTCTTTAAATTTTTTTAAAGATCCCCACTTATTTTTAAGTGCAATAATTAATTGATTATCAATTTTTATATTACTTTCTGGGGACATGCATTTCCAATAAAATGAATGATTCCAAACTTGTGCTGCATTATTAAAAATAGAACCAGAAGAACTTTTAACAATTTCTTCAATGGACATATTTTCAAAATTTGTATTTTTAATTAATTTATTCAAATTATTTAAATAATTTTTATGATGTTTATTATAATGAAATTCTAATGTTTCTTGTGATATTTTTGGAGAAAGTGCATCGAATTTGTATGGCAATTTTGATAGACTATGTATCATAATGTATTTCCTTTTTATTTTAAAAATTAATTATCTATATAATAATAGTTCATATTATAATATATATCTATTTTTTAAAAAATAATCATAATTAAATTTTAAATTTAAATTATAATATAATATATAAAACAAATTAAAAACTTAAAAATAATTTATTGAATAATTTTAAAAAATATGCGTCTTATTATTTTAGGTGCACCTGGATCAGGAAAGGGCACACAAGCAATGTTTATTAAAAAAAAATTTCATATTCCTCAAATTTCCACAGGTGAAATATTAAGAGATGTTATAAGATCGAACAATAAAAATAATTTTAAAAATAAAATTTATAACGATATAAAAAAGGGTAATTTAATTTCAGATAATATTATTATTGATTTAGTCATAAATCGTTTGAAATGTTCAGATTGTATTAATGGGTATTTATTAGATGGTTTTCCTAGAACTTTATCACAAGCTCATGCCATGAAAGAAGCGGGTATTATTATTGATAATATATTAGAAATTTATGTTTCTGATTCGGAAATTATCGAGAGAATAATTGGTCGTCGTATACATGCTTCTTCTGGACGTATTTATCATAATAAATTTAATCCACCTAAAATTCATGGAAGAGATAATATTACTGGCGAATTACTTGTTCAACGTGATGATGATACAATTGAAGTAATTAAAAATCGTTTATCTATTTATCATAAACAAAAAAAAATTTTATTAGATTATTATAAAAATTTAGAAACTTTTAAAATTTTTGGTTTTCCAAGGTATCATAGAATAAATGGTTCTTTTTCAATAGATCAAGTACGCAACAATATTTTTTC
The sequence above is a segment of the Candidatus Profftella armatura genome. Coding sequences within it:
- a CDS encoding superoxide dismutase: MIHSLSKLPYKFDALSPKISQETLEFHYNKHHKNYLNNLNKLIKNTNFENMSIEEIVKSSSGSIFNNAAQVWNHSFYWKCMSPESNIKIDNQLIIALKNKWGSLKKFKENFIEFGMKNFGSGWVWLVKKNNNLLEIINTSNAITPLNTSDIPLLTMDVWEHAYYIDYRNNRLRYIENFLDIINWNFVFKNFKKNYI
- the adk gene encoding adenylate kinase is translated as MRLIILGAPGSGKGTQAMFIKKKFHIPQISTGEILRDVIRSNNKNNFKNKIYNDIKKGNLISDNIIIDLVINRLKCSDCINGYLLDGFPRTLSQAHAMKEAGIIIDNILEIYVSDSEIIERIIGRRIHASSGRIYHNKFNPPKIHGRDNITGELLVQRDDDTIEVIKNRLSIYHKQKKILLDYYKNLETFKIFGFPRYHRINGSFSIDQVRNNIFSILIKN